GGGCAGGATGTTCCCCGCAGGATTGACCGGCTTTTCGTCGATGCTGTCGATCGAGCAGTCGCCGCCATCCGGTACGTCGGACAGATGCTCCGCAGGCGTCGCCTTGTCGAAGAGCAGGGTGTCGGTCGAATCCAAGGCAGGAATACTCACGTCCTGGACGCTGAAAGTGAAGTCATGTTTCCACAGCCAGCGCGTTCCGCTCTCACCGGCGATCGTTATCGTTTTTACGTATTTACCTGCCAACAGGTTGGCTTGCTTATGCGACGTCAGGGCGGCGAATTCTTCGGCACTCGATACCGTCGGCGACAACAGGAATCCCTCCGAGGCCATGCCCGGCACGAAGGTGTAGTTTTTCCGAGTTCCGTCGTTATAGCTGACCGACATGATGAGCCGGGGAGCCTTGTACACGGTCGAAGCCAGCTTCCCGAGCAGGGTCGGCTGGACATCGATCTTCGCCCAGAGCGCGTCGGTGTGGTTTTCGAGAGGAATCGTGCGGCCAAACTCTCCTGTCGATTCGGCCACCTTCCCGAAAACCAACGCTTGGCTCGGGGAGCGTCGGTCGAGTATGGCGTAGCGGTCTACAAAGCCTGTTGGCGCGTAGGTGCCGAGCAGCACGGGCCAGCTGAGACTGTCACCCAGCGCCGGGTAACGCGAGTCGATAGGCGCAAGCGCGAAGTAGATCCGGGCGGCGCCATGCTCCCGCAGATGGTCGGCGTCCGCACGCAGCAGGGCCGGCGTGTAGGCCGTATAGGTGATGATAGTCGGCCGAGGGTTCCAGCGCGTGCCACTGGCCAGAAGCGCAGCGACATTTTCCGGGTAAAGGTCGGCGTCACCGGAGAAAGGGGGTAGCGGATACAGCGTCCGCAAGCGCGCGTTTTCTTCTGCGAAGCCCTTTTGCAGGCTACCCGGATGCAGGATGCGAGTCGCCAAACCGGACGAAGCGGCACCGAGCTCCTGGAACAGGCGTTCCTGCATCTTCAGCGTATCGAAGGATTGGTACGACATAGAGATCAGCGCGAAGCCGGCGAACCCGACCACAAGTCCCGTCGCACCGCGCGTCGTGATACGCGGTTTTTCGAGGAAGGCGATCAGGCCGGCCAGTGCCAGGGAACTGGCGGCGATTGTCGCGTGGGTATCGTGACGAACGAAGCCCGCTTTGAACGCGAGGAACAACAGCAGGGCGACGGCGACGACGACGCGCCAGCCCTGCCGCAGGTCGTGGCGCCACATGGCCCATATCGCGAAGATCGCAAACATCGGGAAGACCACGGCTTCCCAGGTGTTGCCGGGCTGGGCCATGGCTATCGTGTAACCGGATACGACTGGAATCTGGCTGGCGAAGAACACCGGCAGCGCGGCGAGAGGTTGGCCCGCGAGCATCCATGTCCCGCAGAGTGTCACCAGTCCGACGACGACGATTCCGAGTGAGGCGACCCGTGAGCGCCGCCAGAGCGCCAGGAAAGTCAGCGCGAGACACGCCGCGACGGCTATCGCCATGGTCCCCTTGACCAGGGGGAGCAGGGTGCACGCCACGACGAGTCCATAGGTGGCCGCCATCTGGAGGCGGCAACCTTGCTCGGTAGCCTTCTCGGCAGACAGCAGGAGCAGAAGGGGGAGCGCCAGGATCGTGGCACCCTCAAATGTGGTCTGGCTGAGCAGTACGGGCAACAGCAACAGCCAGGGCCGACGCGCGGGCGGTGTGATGGCCGCAAAGCCGGCAAAAAGGGCGGTAGCCAGGATCAGCGAAACGCCGATCAGGAAAACGTCGGTCGCCGGGTGATAGGCATGCGTGTACACCGTGCTGAGGGGCCCGGCGGTAAAAATGATGTCCCTCCCGAAGACCATATGGTCGGCCACCGCGACGTTCATCGCATAGCGCCATGCTTCACCGTCCAGTCCTCCCACGAAGGGTGCGAACGGGACGACAAGCAGGATGGTGGCGGCAAAGGCCGTGACGACGGCGGACAGCCGCGCCAGCCTTGCGTAATCGAGTCGCTGGAGGTGCATCGATAGGTCCGTGTATTCCGGGTGGGACGTGTTGCCCTTCAGTTCCTGAAGGACAGGTACTTGTGGCCGAAGTAGCTCGACACGAGGGGGAGCATGATCCCGATGGCATGCGCGACGGCTTCGGGGTGCCATGTGAAGCCTATGGCGGGGAAGCCGTACTTCGCCAGCACGACGCTGACGATCAGCGTCTGGACCAGCGCGAACAGGTTGACGAGGATGAACCAGAGTGCCTGGTGGTGCACGGCCTGGGACGACCCCTTGAACACGAACAGGCGGTTCAATACGAAAGCCGTCGTCATGCCGATGACATACGCCAGGCCGACGGACCAGGCGTAGCTGGTCCAGTGGTTGATCACTACCCGGGAAAGGAAGTTCACGACCGCCGCAGACCCGCCGACGATCAGGAAAAGCACGAACTGGGACTTCATCAGGTCCCGCAGGCGGCGGTGTAGCGGTGCCTTGATGGTGTGCTCGGTCATGCCACGACTTCGCGTGCCATCATCCGGCCGAAGTCGATGCTCTCGGAGATGCCCCGATCCTCGGGATAATAATGCGAGGTATCCGCCACCCAGAGACCATGCACGGGCAGCTTGCGCGGAGGGATCGATTCCAGGTAGCCCGGCGGGCAGATCGGCTGTGCGTAGCGGTACCGGTTCGCGCGGATGTCGATGAAATCCTCGTCGGTCAGCGACGGGTTGATCGTCTTCAGGTATCGGCGGACCTTGTCGGTGAAGACCTCGTTGGCCTCCGCATACTTCGGGTGCTCGCCCGGCATGTAGAACGGCACGTACACGACATGCTGATCGAGCGGGCGCAGGTTGGTGTACTCGACCAGACCCGGGATATCCATGTCGTCGTCGTTGGTGTTGAGCCAGAAATTCTCCGTGACCGGCTTGCGCAGCTTGGCGATGACGCACACCACCGCCACGTTCTTCAGTGCACTGAACTTGGCGAGGATGTCGGCGGGCAGGTCCGGCATGACCCGCGGGACGAAGGGCAGCGGAATCGTGCTGACAACCTTGTCGAACGCTTCGAAGCCTGCGGGCGTCTCCACGCCCCTGACCGTGCCATTCTCGATCACGACGCGGGTAACGGGCGTCGACAGGCGAAACTCGCCACCGTGGTCCGTGATCCACTGCTGCATACCGTGGAGCAACGTGTCCGAGCCACCGTCGAGGTAGCCGAGTTTCTCGCGGAACATGCTGTATCGCGAGGTGCCGATGCGGCGGATACGGCTCCATATCCAGGCGGCCGAAAGATTGTCGCTGTAGTCGTAGAACTTGTAGTCGAACAGGCGCTGCCAGAGCGACCGCCATGCTTCCTCGCCCACCCAGCGGCGAATCCATCCGGTGGCCTCGATATGATCGAGCGGACGCCAGTCCTCGCGCTTGCGCTTCGTCGAAAGGAAGGCATGCAGACCGTAGCGGACCTTGGCCGTGAGGCTCAGACCCTTGAACTTCAGCAGGGCCACCGGGTTGCCCCAGGCTTGCAGGCGCTTGTCGAACCAGTAGCCCATCTTCGTTTCGGTCCAGCGCATACGATCAGCCAGGCCGAGCTCGTCCAGCATGGTCAGGAAGCCGGCATCCGAGATGCAGTGGAAATGGTAATACCGTTCGATCTTCAGGCCGCCGAAGTCGAAGCTCGCCGTCATGCCGCCGACGCGGTCGTCGGCTTCGAAGATGACCGGCGTGTGCCCGTCGCGGGCAAGCTGGTAGGCCACGGCCAGGCCCATGGGGCCGGCACCGAGTACGGCGACACGTTGGGGATGATTCATCGACTGCATTCCGGCGGGGCGCTCAGCGCTTCAGGACAATGGCGGAGTAACGGGGGTCGCAGTAGCTCTCGCGCACGGCATCGGCGAACGGGGTTTGCCGCACGCCGAACACGGCCTGCGTGTCCACGCCCTTGAAGTCGTCGCCGGCGCTCAGCGCCTTGAGCTGGCTTTCGGTAAAGGGCGGTTTCCCGCTGAATAGCGCATACACCCTCAGCAGGAAGCCGAAGAAGCCATAGGGGATGTGCACGATCAGCGTCTTCAGGCCCTTGGCCTTCTTGATCGTATGGATGATGTCCACGTAGTCGATGCGTGTATCGCCCACCACGTCGTACACCTCGCCGTTGCGCTCGCGCACGATGCAATCGGCGATGCAACGGCAGAAGTCGCGCTCGTAGAGTGGCTGGCGCATGTAGCGGCCATCGCCGGGGATCGGGAACACCGGCGTCTTGGCCATGAAGCGCGACAGCCAGCCGAAATGTTTCGGATCGAACCAGCCGAACATCAGGGTGGGGCGCAGCACGGTATGGCGGATGCCCGACTCCACCACCAGTTTTTCCTGGGCCTTCTTGGTGTTGGTGTAGTCGTCGTTGGCGACCGAGACCACCACCGAGGAGCTGATATGCACCATATAAGGCACGTTATGGCGCTTGAACGCGTCCAGCACCACGCGCGTGGCATCGATGTTGTTGCGGACGAATTCCTCGGTGAACTTGCTGGTGATCTGCGCATGCAGCTGCACGACGCACGACGCACCGGCAAAGGCCTCTTCCCACGGGCCCGGCACCGCCACGTCCGCCTCGATCGTCACCACGTCCGGATGCAGGTCGCGCAGGATGCCCATGTTGTAAGCGTGCTTGTCGATCGCCACCAACTGGGTGAAACCCTGGCTTTTCAGTTCGACGATGAGGTTCTGGCCGACCAGACCGGCCGCGCCTGTGATGACGATCTTGCTGTGCTTGTCTGCCATGGTCAGAGGCTGAGCCGTTTGAAGAGGAATTCGGGGATGCAGCGGATGATGGTCATGATGCCGGACCAGAACCACGGCAGGTAAGCCACGGCGCGGCCCTTGTCCACGGCGGAGACGATGCCCTCGGCGATGGCCTCCGGCTTGGCCCAGAGGGCACCCTTCTTGAACTCGCGGGTCATCGGCGTGTCGACGAAGCCGGGCTTGATCGTGATGACGGCCACCCCGTGCTTCGCCATGCGCTGGCGCAAGCCGCTGAGGAAGGCACTGACCGCGGCCTTGGCCGAGCCGTACAGGTAGTTGCTGGCGCGACCCCGGTCGCCAGCCACCGACGAGATCACGGCGATGCTGCCGCGGCCGGCGGTCTGCATGCGGTTGGCGATCAGGGTCAGCAGGGCGATGGTGGACGTGCCGTTGGTGGCGAACTCCGCCAGGGCGGTCTCCACGGAGGCCTCGCAGGCCTTCTGATCGGGCAGCGTGCCGTGTGCGATCAGCACTACGTCGACCTCACCCAGCGCCGCCCAGGCCGCGTCGAGAGCGGCGCCGTGGGCGGCGATATCGTTGACTTCCAGCTCGGCGCGGGTGACCTCGGGGGCGCCGCGGACCAGCAGGTCGTCGGCAATGGCGTCCAGCCGAGCCCGGTTACGGGCGACGAGATGGAGCCTTGCACCGCGTTCGGCGTACAGACGGGCGGTGGCTTCGGCAATCGCCGAGGTCGCTCCGATGATCAGGACTCGCTGCATGTGTTACTCCGAATACGCGAAAGAGGCGCCCGTGGGCATAGCGCAGATGCGCAGGGAGGTGGTCGTCCAGCCGGCATGATCCGTTCGCGGGTCGTCGACGAAGCCGCTGAAAGCGGGCCCGTCGACGCTATCGCCACGCTCCCGGGCCGCCTTTGGCCGGACCAGCGCCCAACCGACGATTATATCGTGCTCGTCCACGACCAGGGCCGCCCCGTCGGACGATTGGCTGAACGCGGTCTTCAGATGCCCATCGATACGGCGCTGCGGACGGCCCGAGGCGAGGACCTGTGACGTTTCGATACCGGCCTGGCACCCGGCAGCGGGCGCGCGTCTGCCCAGCCACCCTATCGCCGCCAGCAGGTGGTTCCTCCCGAAGGCGGAGAGACGGGCCTTACCTGCCCTGTTGGCGATGTCGAGCACATGCGCCGTCTGTTCGGGCGGATACAACGGCGCGATGGCAGACGGATCGTTCATCTGCGTGGCGAGGGCCAGGGCGCCCAGATCACGCGAATAGAGGGTGGACGCCTGATTGCGGATGGCCCTGAGTTGCCAGGACATGAGACCGAGGAGCACCAGGGTGGCCGCCAGGGGAAGAGCGCGCACAATGCGATCGCCTAGGGCAGGCGCCACCATGACCAGGCTCGCCAGCCAGGCCAGTCCACCCATCGTGGTGTACCGGCTGACGAACGCGCCGGCAAGCCCGTAAGGCAGGGGGAGACGGCCCAACGACGTTCCGAAGGCGCTGACGGCCACATAAGCCACCACGGCTACCATGGCCAACGACATCGGGTGGGTGCGGCGCGTGCGCCATGCCGTGGGCACGAACGCCAAGGTGCCCAGCAGCAGCAGCGCTGCGGCGATTTCCGTGATTCCAATGGCCCAGTTTGCCCTGCCGAATGCAAACCAGAGCGGACCGCCGACATAGCGCAGCACGAAGTGGACGACGTCCATCGGCCGATCCATCAGGACCGCCAGCATCGGCACATGCGTCTGTCCGCCGCTGAACCCCTGCCGGAACAGCAGCACGGCAAGTACGGTCGTCAACGCCGTGCCCGCCAGCCAGCGGGGGGACAGACCCACGCAGGCACCGAGAACGAGCAGGATCGGCAGGGCAAAAATGCCGTTTGCCATCGCACCCAGTGCAAGCGCAGCACATGCCGTTGCCACCGGTGCAAGATAACCGCGTGTCGGTTCCGACGCAGCGCGCGCCGCGAGGTAGAACGCGGACAGGGGCAGCCAGGCGACGAGGAAGAACTGCACCTGGAAAGCCCAGGTGAAGTTCTCGCGTTGTGACCAAAAAAACGTGCCGCCAAGAAGAACGGCGCAAAGGGCTTTGCGTGCCGCGGGTGTCAGTGCGTCCGATGAGCGCCTGGCAGCCTGGATGAAGATCGTCGCGATACCGGCCGTGATGGCCAGGCCTGCGACGATCGGCAGGATACCCCGCGCCCCGAACCAGGCAATATCGGCGTAGAAGAAGGGCCGCGACAGCACGATCCGGTGCTCGGCATGCCCATCCAGCCATGGCAACCAGCCGCCTTCCCTGGCTTGCAGGAAGAATCCGATATACCCGTCCCACATGTCCCACAACGGTACGGGCGAATAGGCCCGAACGACGCCGATCAGGGTATACAGCACCATCACCAGGGCCATGACAGTGGCTGCCGTCGCCCAATGCGGGCTCGTGAGGCGATGGCGGTGGGGCGGATCAGACGGGGAGGCGAACGAAGCGTTCACTCCGTGCCACGCATCCCCCCTCATGCCGAAACACGCCGCCAGAAACTGGACGACACACCGGGATCGACGAACGCCGAGAACGCCTCGTGCGCCGGGAAGTAAGC
This DNA window, taken from Luteibacter sp. 9135, encodes the following:
- a CDS encoding GtrA family protein yields the protein MMKSQFVLFLIVGGSAAVVNFLSRVVINHWTSYAWSVGLAYVIGMTTAFVLNRLFVFKGSSQAVHHQALWFILVNLFALVQTLIVSVVLAKYGFPAIGFTWHPEAVAHAIGIMLPLVSSYFGHKYLSFRN
- a CDS encoding NAD(P)/FAD-dependent oxidoreductase, which translates into the protein MNHPQRVAVLGAGPMGLAVAYQLARDGHTPVIFEADDRVGGMTASFDFGGLKIERYYHFHCISDAGFLTMLDELGLADRMRWTETKMGYWFDKRLQAWGNPVALLKFKGLSLTAKVRYGLHAFLSTKRKREDWRPLDHIEATGWIRRWVGEEAWRSLWQRLFDYKFYDYSDNLSAAWIWSRIRRIGTSRYSMFREKLGYLDGGSDTLLHGMQQWITDHGGEFRLSTPVTRVVIENGTVRGVETPAGFEAFDKVVSTIPLPFVPRVMPDLPADILAKFSALKNVAVVCVIAKLRKPVTENFWLNTNDDDMDIPGLVEYTNLRPLDQHVVYVPFYMPGEHPKYAEANEVFTDKVRRYLKTINPSLTDEDFIDIRANRYRYAQPICPPGYLESIPPRKLPVHGLWVADTSHYYPEDRGISESIDFGRMMAREVVA
- a CDS encoding NAD-dependent epimerase/dehydratase family protein, with translation MADKHSKIVITGAAGLVGQNLIVELKSQGFTQLVAIDKHAYNMGILRDLHPDVVTIEADVAVPGPWEEAFAGASCVVQLHAQITSKFTEEFVRNNIDATRVVLDAFKRHNVPYMVHISSSVVVSVANDDYTNTKKAQEKLVVESGIRHTVLRPTLMFGWFDPKHFGWLSRFMAKTPVFPIPGDGRYMRQPLYERDFCRCIADCIVRERNGEVYDVVGDTRIDYVDIIHTIKKAKGLKTLIVHIPYGFFGFLLRVYALFSGKPPFTESQLKALSAGDDFKGVDTQAVFGVRQTPFADAVRESYCDPRYSAIVLKR
- a CDS encoding SDR family oxidoreductase produces the protein MQRVLIIGATSAIAEATARLYAERGARLHLVARNRARLDAIADDLLVRGAPEVTRAELEVNDIAAHGAALDAAWAALGEVDVVLIAHGTLPDQKACEASVETALAEFATNGTSTIALLTLIANRMQTAGRGSIAVISSVAGDRGRASNYLYGSAKAAVSAFLSGLRQRMAKHGVAVITIKPGFVDTPMTREFKKGALWAKPEAIAEGIVSAVDKGRAVAYLPWFWSGIMTIIRCIPEFLFKRLSL